The nucleotide sequence TGGCAATGCTGCTGCGTTATTCGGAGCCATGTTTGTTCTGGCTACGATCCCTGGCCCAAGTGTCTTCACTGTGGTGGCCAGAACAATTGCATCTGGATTTTCTCATGGCCTGACTACAGTTTTAGGGATCGTGGTTGGCGACTTAATATTCATTATATTGGCTGTCTTGGGTTTATGGTCTTTTTCTGAAATGATGAGTGGCCTATTTGTTTTGATAAAATACTGTGGAAGTGCTTATCTTATATGGCTAGGAATAGAGTTGTGGAGATCGAAATCACAGTCTGTTAAAATCCATAAAGTTGCAGAATCATCTTGGCTTTCTAATTTCTTGTGTGGACTTTTGATTACCCTAGGTGACCCAAAAGCAATTTTATTTTATTTAAGTTTTCTTCCCGCTTTTCTCGATCTGTCTAGTGTGTCCATTTTGGATACAGGCATCATTATGGTTATTGCAGCGATCGCAGTCGGCGGAGCAAAGCTAGGGTATGCCTATATGTCAGATAAATCTAGATTGCTTTTGACAAGCCCTAGAACAAAAAAGGGAATGAATGTGACTGCTGGTAGTGTAATGATTGGTACTGGCGTTTTTTTGGTTACAAAAACCTAGTATCAGACAACGTGACTACTCTCACCGCTAACCCTACGGGTCTAGCGGGAGCTTCTCAGACTCACGAGTGAGAGTTGCTGTTTCACAGGCATCCCAGCGGATAAGCCTCCACAGCCAGAGAGCGGTAGTCCAACCGCCCTGCGTTTAACTATCCTATCCCCCCTCACCGCCAAACGCTCTGCGTTCTGGCGGGAGTACCCCGGAGGTCATGATGGAAATTGCCTGAGGATCGCCAGTGGCTTTCAACTGGCAGGTGCCTTCCCAGCCGCCAATTGCGGGCAAACTGATCTCGATCGCATCGGAGCGGGCACTTCACTGCGGGCCAGCGCC is from Synechococcus sp. PCC 7336 and encodes:
- a CDS encoding LysE family translocator yields the protein MEISMTFGNAAALFGAMFVLATIPGPSVFTVVARTIASGFSHGLTTVLGIVVGDLIFIILAVLGLWSFSEMMSGLFVLIKYCGSAYLIWLGIELWRSKSQSVKIHKVAESSWLSNFLCGLLITLGDPKAILFYLSFLPAFLDLSSVSILDTGIIMVIAAIAVGGAKLGYAYMSDKSRLLLTSPRTKKGMNVTAGSVMIGTGVFLVTKT